Sequence from the Mytilus galloprovincialis chromosome 13, xbMytGall1.hap1.1, whole genome shotgun sequence genome:
CAAAATACACAGCATCTTTGTGCCTCTATAATAGAGAATGGATTTTCTGATCACATCACCGTTGTTCATAATGCCCTTAGTAACGATCACAAAGACGTACCATTTGCGTTTCCAAAGAAAGGAGAGTATGCATTAGGATTTGTAGAACAAGGAAAACAAGAGAAAGACGACGTAGTGAAGGAAATGTCAAAGCTTTGGGGAAATTTCTACAATAAGAATACTATCCTCCTGAAAGCAGCTAAACTGGATGACATCATGACTCTTCGCGAATTCAAAGCAATGCCAAAagtatttctaaaaatagacGTCCAAGGTTTTGAACATAAGGTGTTTGAAGGTGCAGAAAAACTGTTTCAGTCCGGAAAGGTGACTGGAATATACATTGAATGGTACTATCACAGGGACACTTCATCTGGAAAATATCTTTTGCAAAAATTTCAAGAATGGGATTTTGAACCTTTTTACTGTAATGATGTTCTAAAAGACGTTTCTTCTAATCTTGATACTCCATGTGAGAATTTAGATGTTAAAAAGTCTGGCTCATGGGGGGCCGATGTTGTATTTCTACCTCgaagaaaatagataaaatccCGTTCTAAACTTTTACAGGTACATATAATAGTGTTAGGAATGTTAGTAGTTTTAGTACATTAAGTCAAATACACTGTGGTTTTCTTTTTACTGGTGATGAATTGCATACATGAtctatatcttttattatttgtACTGGCATAGAATATGCCTTAACTTGTTTTGATTATATTCAGTCCAatagtttcatttcattttaagaGGGTATGGGTTTATAAGAAAGAAAGTCACCTAATTGTTCTTCGATATTGGGAACTATTTGAACATCGTTTATAAGCGAACATAAACAttattatgaaatattaaaaaggaaaagaatatTGTATAAACATCGATGTCGTCTTATTTATGAATGGTGATTGAGATTCGGGGAAGGCAATTTTCGTATATTTGTATCAGATATAGATTTTTGTTCTTGCCAAATTAAACttcccgcttatatggcaatgttaaaaaatatcgcaAAAAAGACGACACAACGTGataggaatacagtacaaacaaacgcAATAACGCTCAGCACAGAAAAACgcataaatatataatataatagtacattacaaCGTGTAAACAGCAGAATAGCAACGAATATCTCTCATTCAAGACAGCACAGGACACCACAAACATTGACGGGTTTTTTTTATCCATGGAAAATGGAAATCAACTCGACTATATTGACAAATAAGACAGATGTGAAATGTACCCAAAAAACATAAATCAAACCACAAACGATAAGAAATATAAATTAACACAATATCGAAACCGACCAATCAAACgaaacatcataactaaatacatgaatgtttggtgtataaataccgagacacgtcgtaaagcaatgcaaattcacactcgtcaaaacagtcatattcgaAAATAGTTCACGTTCGGTACTTAGCAGACAAACGACATTGATGTTAAACCACAATCTAAGATGTGGTAAAAATGTCGTTAGCTAGTTTAGGTACAGACACATCGCATAGATCAACCAATTCTTGATGGTGTCCATAAacatttacggagtgtcatttttaatctttcctcctcataactcTGTAGGAGCATTTTCTACGTAAGGAGCACACTTTTGTATATAAAGTccatatagtgtgaacatgcacgagcataacgttTTAATTGAGATATTTAAACAACATACGACGGAGCAGATGgaatgttactgctgagaaatgggaaattgataattgggaagttgaaattaacccgtttgtcataaattgagcgtgaagtcgtccatctgtgtcaatattgaggaaaagataaAGTTTTGAAGCAGTCCTTCTAATATCAGTAGTGTTCTTAATATCAAGTTCACTTGAGATGCAAGTAATGACTAAAATATGGGTCATTCAGTGATAGAATATCATCAATttatctgaaagtaaaattaaagagaTTCGCAAGGTGCATTTCCAACAATTTTCGAGTTTTTATAcctgaaatatacatttagaaCATTTTTGAAGTGTTTGATGTTATCTTAAATATCATAGGAGCTAGGTTAAAACTACCTCCTGCAAAATTAATCAACCCGACAAGAAATTTTATGCACTGGAAATTCAAGAAAAATCTGAAGTCCGATCAATATAAGTTTCTACTAATTTTCAGGTTTTTTGTCACCTCGCCTGCCACAAAAGTCGCAGAATGGTAGACATAGGGATTACAGATTGTTGGCGATGGCGTAAATTATTTGTACAAAGCTGTTTATTTCAGGGGTGGATGCTTCGTACGTTGTAAACAGATGCGTAATGTTACGAAGTTTCGGTCTGCAATAATTATATCTATTTATTCT
This genomic interval carries:
- the LOC143056282 gene encoding uncharacterized protein LOC143056282, with protein sequence MANIRRSKYSIQVGFVLLTLFLISLFVYKVSPGLRRSGRNYDDPAIYTFNDVAWNRNATVCKMEKIHQLKSKHYFQKGVIKSDYGNIQLYINDPKEDIVSRDIYDKNVWEPWGINTIYKYIRHDPSIGVIDMGANIGVIALQLASMGRKVIAIEPTPQNTQHLCASIIENGFSDHITVVHNALSNDHKDVPFAFPKKGEYALGFVEQGKQEKDDVVKEMSKLWGNFYNKNTILLKAAKLDDIMTLREFKAMPKVFLKIDVQGFEHKVFEGAEKLFQSGKVTGIYIEWYYHRDTSSGKYLLQKFQEWDFEPFYCNDVLKDVSSNLDTPCENLDVKKSGSWGADVVFLPRRK